In Propionimicrobium sp. PCR01-08-3, one DNA window encodes the following:
- a CDS encoding penicillin-binding transpeptidase domain-containing protein translates to MWPPKKTGPRLLIGLMACAVVLSGCVGGKPSPGGEDAADQLAAALSEGSIDDLPLAGDQQRALLDYEQTTGALDGLLPTVEVASVDYGDSGDQASVQLNQSYQFGEQQWSFTSTAQMSYNEDQWQVEWTPSIVHPELGDNTRLYDERTTPKRGSIIGADGLAIVEDRPVYKVGIDKTQAEESEIDSSARALAKLVEIDEDPYAEQVAASGPQAFVPAVTLREGQVPPEIEAIPGAVAIPGTLPLAPSSTFARGILGTVGEATAEDIENSDGTIAAGDLVGQSGLQQIHDAELRGEQGHAISIIARSEDQLEEIGPAPSANADSAASGSAEQSDSTSPSSDASPDASDTASPDTPGSSSSGSPSETSSTTPSETSGSETADTDPTSSAPAEKLLFSVAPTDGTSLQLTMDADLQRTAESVLSGYSDNLVLLAVLDKSSGAVLAAAESPAAEGQSFSTTGGYPPGSTMKIATSLALIRQGYTADSAVSCTPTATVNGREFNNWPGYPAAFTGDIPLRDAVAQSCNAAFINAAAQISDEQFAGAAASLGMGADYDSGFGAFYGSVPATGDPVEHAAGMIGQGQVLMSPMALASEAASVANGHTTIAYLIQDEQPTSSAQELTADEAAQLSDLMQAVVARGTGTQMQGVLDAAKTGTAEFGEGSEHSWIVGWNDRYAIAAMSYNGDGADKQAVIDFMNG, encoded by the coding sequence ATGTGGCCACCAAAGAAGACCGGACCCCGATTGCTCATCGGTTTGATGGCCTGTGCCGTCGTGCTTTCAGGATGCGTCGGCGGCAAGCCGTCGCCAGGCGGTGAGGACGCCGCCGATCAGCTGGCGGCCGCGTTGAGCGAGGGATCGATCGATGATCTACCGCTGGCCGGAGATCAGCAGCGGGCCCTCCTCGACTACGAACAGACAACCGGCGCGTTGGATGGCCTGCTTCCCACCGTTGAGGTGGCGTCGGTTGACTATGGTGATTCGGGCGATCAGGCAAGCGTCCAACTGAATCAGAGCTATCAGTTCGGCGAACAGCAATGGTCGTTCACCTCCACCGCCCAGATGAGCTACAACGAAGATCAATGGCAGGTCGAGTGGACGCCGAGCATCGTTCACCCCGAACTCGGCGACAACACCCGGCTCTACGACGAGCGGACGACCCCCAAGCGCGGCTCGATCATCGGCGCAGATGGTCTGGCGATCGTCGAAGATCGTCCGGTGTACAAGGTGGGCATCGACAAGACTCAGGCCGAAGAATCCGAGATCGACTCGTCGGCCCGCGCATTGGCCAAGCTGGTGGAGATCGACGAAGACCCCTACGCCGAGCAGGTCGCCGCGTCCGGGCCACAGGCATTCGTGCCGGCCGTCACCCTGCGGGAGGGTCAAGTGCCTCCCGAGATCGAGGCCATTCCTGGCGCCGTTGCCATTCCCGGTACCCTGCCGCTGGCGCCGTCGAGCACCTTCGCCCGCGGTATTCTCGGCACGGTCGGCGAAGCCACCGCCGAAGACATCGAGAACAGCGACGGCACGATCGCCGCGGGAGATCTGGTCGGCCAATCCGGACTGCAGCAGATCCACGACGCCGAGCTTCGCGGTGAACAGGGCCATGCGATCAGCATCATCGCTCGAAGCGAGGACCAGTTGGAGGAGATCGGCCCGGCGCCTTCGGCAAACGCGGACTCTGCGGCTAGCGGCAGCGCCGAACAGTCGGATTCGACGAGTCCCTCCAGCGACGCATCCCCGGACGCATCCGATACGGCCTCCCCCGACACACCCGGTTCGTCGTCATCGGGCAGCCCATCCGAGACGAGTTCTACTACCCCGTCCGAAACCTCGGGATCCGAGACTGCCGACACCGACCCAACGTCATCGGCGCCGGCCGAAAAGCTGCTCTTCTCGGTCGCACCGACCGACGGCACCTCACTGCAGCTGACGATGGACGCCGATCTGCAACGCACGGCCGAGTCGGTTCTCTCCGGCTACAGCGACAACCTGGTGCTGCTCGCGGTGCTCGACAAATCGAGTGGTGCGGTGCTCGCGGCGGCCGAATCCCCGGCCGCAGAGGGGCAGTCCTTTTCGACCACCGGAGGATATCCGCCAGGTTCTACTATGAAGATCGCCACCTCGTTGGCGTTGATCCGGCAGGGCTATACCGCGGATTCGGCGGTGAGTTGTACGCCGACCGCCACCGTGAATGGCCGCGAGTTCAACAACTGGCCCGGATACCCCGCTGCATTTACCGGGGATATCCCGCTGCGCGACGCCGTGGCCCAGTCATGCAATGCCGCCTTCATCAACGCTGCCGCCCAGATATCGGATGAGCAGTTCGCCGGTGCCGCGGCAAGCCTCGGCATGGGGGCCGACTACGACTCCGGCTTCGGCGCCTTCTACGGTTCGGTCCCGGCGACCGGCGACCCGGTCGAACACGCCGCCGGAATGATCGGGCAGGGCCAGGTGCTGATGTCGCCGATGGCTCTGGCTTCGGAGGCGGCGTCGGTGGCCAACGGGCACACCACGATCGCGTATCTGATTCAAGACGAACAGCCCACCTCGTCGGCCCAGGAACTGACCGCCGACGAGGCAGCCCAGCTGAGTGACCTGATGCAAGCGGTCGTCGCCCGCGGCACCGGCACCCAGATGCAAGGCGTGCTCGACGCAGCGAAGACCGGCACCGCCG
- a CDS encoding crosslink repair DNA glycosylase YcaQ family protein: MRTISTAQARRIALAAQGFGRPRPQREVTIRDLQRLIDTVAQFQIDTINVVTRAHFMPAYSRLGPYDTALLDRCSQQAPRRLFEYWGHAASLIDVRLQPDLRFRMARASGEAWGRMRTVATEQPELVGQIRQEVALRGPVTARQIEYDEVRARDHWGWNWSTVKTVLEWLFWCGEVTSAYRNPQFERVFDLPSHVLPRPIIQTPTPDDDQAIRTLVARSIRALGVGSLGCIADYFRLTNAETSRALVGLADDGLVEKVQVECWAKPAWLWSAARIPRRIEARALLAPFDSMVFERRRLRSLFGFDYSIEIYVPEPKRRYGYYVYPFLLDDRFCARVDLKADRATGVLRVRSAWAEPDADAPRVARELAAELHTMAGWLGLSEVAVEPRGDLAAALAQVC; this comes from the coding sequence GTGAGGACGATCAGCACCGCTCAGGCACGCCGCATAGCGCTCGCCGCGCAGGGCTTCGGGCGGCCGCGTCCACAGCGGGAAGTCACGATCCGCGATCTCCAGCGGTTGATCGACACTGTCGCACAATTCCAGATCGACACGATCAATGTGGTGACTCGTGCGCATTTCATGCCCGCGTATTCCAGACTCGGCCCCTACGACACTGCGCTGCTCGACCGCTGTTCCCAACAGGCGCCCCGGCGGCTGTTCGAGTATTGGGGTCATGCCGCGAGCCTGATCGACGTCCGCCTGCAACCCGATCTGAGGTTCCGGATGGCCCGGGCGTCCGGCGAAGCATGGGGACGGATGCGCACCGTCGCCACCGAGCAGCCCGAACTGGTGGGGCAGATCCGTCAGGAGGTGGCGCTGCGCGGCCCTGTCACCGCACGCCAGATCGAGTACGACGAGGTGCGGGCCCGCGATCATTGGGGTTGGAACTGGTCGACGGTCAAGACCGTGCTCGAATGGCTGTTCTGGTGCGGCGAGGTGACCTCGGCCTACCGCAACCCCCAGTTCGAGCGGGTGTTCGATCTGCCAAGCCATGTCCTTCCGCGACCGATCATCCAGACACCGACACCGGACGATGACCAGGCGATCCGCACCCTGGTCGCCCGATCCATCCGTGCGTTGGGTGTGGGGAGCCTCGGTTGCATCGCAGACTATTTCCGGCTCACCAACGCGGAAACCTCCCGGGCCCTGGTGGGGCTCGCCGACGACGGTCTGGTCGAGAAGGTGCAGGTCGAGTGCTGGGCCAAACCGGCTTGGTTGTGGAGTGCTGCCCGAATACCGCGGCGTATCGAGGCGCGGGCGCTGCTGGCGCCCTTCGACTCGATGGTCTTCGAACGCCGCCGGCTGCGCAGCCTGTTCGGCTTCGACTATTCGATCGAGATCTATGTGCCCGAGCCCAAGCGGCGCTATGGCTACTACGTTTACCCGTTTCTGCTGGACGACCGGTTCTGCGCCCGAGTCGACCTGAAAGCCGACCGGGCCACCGGCGTGCTGCGCGTCCGATCGGCCTGGGCCGAGCCGGATGCCGATGCGCCCAGGGTGGCCCGGGAACTAGCCGCCGAGTTGCACACCATGGCCGGCTGGCTAGGGCTTTCCGAGGTGGCGGTGGAGCCGCGCGGTGACCTGGCCGCCGCTCTCGCCCAGGTGTGCTGA
- a CDS encoding alpha/beta hydrolase: protein MPMLTTTKAHPTELYYRDSKGPGRPIVLVHGWPASEASWNQITPVLQEAGYRVIAYDRRGFGRSGKPGSGYDYDTFASDLDELLIKLDLSDAVLVGFSMGGGEVARYIGKYGTGRVTAACFIGAITPCNDATLPDNPDGAFTPDAAAEMQSGLLADPVGFLKGFLTNFYSVPADGDQTRLMVPAAEIDHSIMIAQQGNVNALACCIPLWLTDFRQDLAKFTVPALVIHGQGDQIVPFAASGARMPQYLDDVTVKPIPDGPHGLLASHPDVVARELLAFLG from the coding sequence ATGCCTATGCTGACAACAACGAAAGCCCATCCCACCGAGCTGTACTACCGAGACTCCAAGGGCCCGGGCAGGCCGATCGTCCTCGTGCACGGCTGGCCGGCCTCCGAAGCCTCGTGGAACCAGATCACCCCGGTGTTGCAAGAGGCAGGCTACCGGGTCATCGCCTACGACCGCCGTGGTTTCGGACGCTCCGGCAAGCCGGGATCAGGCTATGACTACGACACTTTCGCGTCCGATCTCGATGAACTGCTGATCAAACTCGATCTGTCGGACGCGGTGCTGGTCGGCTTCTCGATGGGCGGCGGCGAGGTGGCCCGCTATATCGGCAAGTACGGCACCGGGCGCGTTACCGCTGCCTGCTTCATCGGTGCGATCACGCCCTGCAACGATGCGACGCTGCCCGACAATCCCGATGGTGCCTTCACACCGGACGCCGCCGCTGAGATGCAGTCCGGCCTACTCGCCGATCCGGTCGGGTTCCTCAAGGGATTCCTGACGAACTTCTACTCGGTGCCCGCCGACGGCGACCAGACCAGGCTGATGGTTCCTGCCGCCGAGATCGATCACTCGATCATGATCGCCCAGCAGGGCAATGTGAACGCGCTGGCCTGTTGCATCCCGCTGTGGCTCACCGATTTCAGGCAGGATCTGGCGAAATTCACGGTGCCCGCGCTGGTGATCCACGGCCAGGGTGACCAGATCGTCCCGTTTGCGGCTAGCGGAGCCCGGATGCCCCAATACCTGGACGATGTCACCGTGAAGCCGATCCCCGATGGCCCCCACGGCCTGCTCGCCTCCCACCCGGACGTGGTCGCCAGAGAGCTGCTCGCCTTCCTCGGCTGA